Sequence from the Thermocoleostomius sinensis A174 genome:
GAATTCAGCAAGTGCAAGCTTCTCAAGCCTCAATCGCCGCCACCCTCGAACCTGTGATTGCAGCAGCCCTAGCTTGGCTGTGGCTAGGGCAAACCCTCGACCTAGCGCAAATCATCGGTGGCATCTTAATCCTCCTGGCTGTTGTATCCCTACAAAGGCGATCGATGAATGAGGAAAAACAAGGATAAAGGCTTCTCCCTATCCCAATTTTCAACCCCCAACCCCCCGTTCCCCGTTCCCTCTCTCCCCTATATAATGAAACCCTAAATCTTAGGTGCCATCGACCGTCAAAACGCCTATGACGCTGCTGAAGCTGCTCTTTATCCGTCATGCTCAATCGGTGGGCAATCAACAAAAGCGGATGCAGGGACAACGAGAATTTGAACTCACCGATGAAGGGCGACGACAAGCAGAAAAACTAGCCCAGCGGTTATTGGCAGAAGCATGGCGACCGTCCTGTGTGTATAGTAGCCCGTTGAAGCGCACAGTCCAAACAACAGAAATTTTGCTGGCTCATTTCTTAGCAGAGCCGTTACCAGCGATGGTCAGTGATTTAGTAGATGGTGAGGTGGATTCACCACTGGAGGTTTTGGCCACCAACCCGTCACCGGCGATCGCGGTGGAGTATGCTGATGAACTGAAGGAATTTCAGAACGGGATTTTTGCGGGATTGACCTGGGCAGAAGCTAGAGAGCGCTATCCCGATTTGTGTCATCAATTGGAAAGCTCGTCCGATTGGATTCAAATCCCTGGAGCCGAGTCTCTACAAGAAGCCCGATCGCGGGCCCGCCAATTTGTGCATCGTATTATCGATCGCCATGCTGACGGAGAGCAACTCTGGATTGTAACCCACAGTTGGATTCTGCAACACCTAATTGCTGAGCTAATGGGCTGTGATCGATCGTGGCGTATTCATGCCCGCAACACGGCGATTTTTGAATTTTGGGTGGATCGATCGCGCTGGCAACGTACTGATCAAAACCGCTTCAATACCGATCTCTGGCAAATTCGTCGCTTTAACGACTATCACCATTTGCTGTAAGGGGAATCGGGAGTCGGGAGTCGGGAGAACTTTTGCCGTTCAGCTTTTTTCCCTTTAATTAAAATCTTTAGACTACAATTACCAGCCTTCGCTTACAATACTTGGGGAAAAAAGTATACCAGAAGGGCTTAAAAAAAGGTTATTTTTAATTAACACGACTCTTCGCCTACATGATACAACGTCTAACCTGATGTTTATAACAGTAAATGCTGAGTGAGCAATGGTAGATTCGATGGATGATATTGCGAGGCAGGCACGTCAAGGCAGTGTCTCTGCAATTATTCAAGTTCTCAACGATAAGCTAGCTGACTCTGGAATTCGCACTAGAGCCGTGTTTGAGCAAGGGGTGCTGCAACTGCTATGCGAGGCGCCCACGCCAGAGCAACTTGAACAATCTGTGTTGGTTCCTCGGGTTCGCCAAATCCTAGAGTCCATTCAGCCTCACCGCATTCGTCGCGTTAATATCAACAGTCGTATTGTGCGAGAGCAGCAGCTTCTCTGGCTCGATGAAATTAATCGTGATCCCGATAATCAGTTGCTTTGGTCTGAAGAAATTACTTTAAGACGCCCCAACTTGTTTCAGCGTCTCACTCAAGGGACAAAAGAACGGAAGCCGATCGATCCCAAGGCTTCGTTGCCTAAAAATTCTCCGGTGCGTGTGGCTCGCGAAAAGCGATTGTTTTGGCGAGGTTTGGTGGGTGGAGCCAGCCTCAGCTTGTTTCTATTGTTAATAGGTTGGACAGTAGCCAATTGGCTAGAGCGACAATCTAACTCGTCTCAATCTGCCTCGGTTTCCTCTCCCGACCTGTCTTCTGAACCAGCCGCCACGCTTGATCCGACGATTGCGACAGCAGAGGTTGAACCCTCTGTCCCTGCTGAATCTCCTGCCTCGGCCGCATCAGAACCCGCCTCAACGGATTCACCCACGAATAGTCCTGTCGCAGTGGATGACGATCCATTTACAAAAGCGGTTAATTTAGCCCAAACGGCTGTGGAAGCTGGACAAACGGCCGACACTTCAGCAGAGTGGCTGACCTTGGCGGCTCAATGGCAACAAGCGTCTGATTTGATGGCGTTGATTCCTCCGGACGATGCTCGCTACGACATTGCCCAAAGCCGCATCGAGGTTTATCGTCAAAATAGTCGAGAGGCCCTTCAGCAAGCCCAAAGCCGTCCTTAAATCAATTTCATTGCAGCTAAATTCATGAATCTCCGCATTGGCAATGGTTATGATATTCATCGCTTGGTGAGCGATCGTCCGTTAATTTTAGGCGGTATTCAGATTCCGCATGACCTAGGACTGCTGGGTCATAGCGATGCTGATGTGCTGACCCATGCCATCATGGACGCGATGCTAGGAGCCTTGAGTCTAGGTGATATTGGACATTACTTCCCGCCAAGCGATCCCCAATGGGCCGGAGCCGATAGCCTGAAACTGTTAGCTCAAGTCAATGCATTAATTCAGTCGAAGGGCTGGAAAATTGGCAATCTGGATTCTGTGGTTGTAGCAGAACGTCCCAAACTGAAACCTCATTTACCGGCTATGCGCGATCGCCTAGCCAGTATTTTGCAGATCGTTCCAGACCAAATTAGCGTTAAAGCGACTACCAACGAAAAATTGGGCCCGATCGGAC
This genomic interval carries:
- a CDS encoding histidine phosphatase family protein, encoding MTLLKLLFIRHAQSVGNQQKRMQGQREFELTDEGRRQAEKLAQRLLAEAWRPSCVYSSPLKRTVQTTEILLAHFLAEPLPAMVSDLVDGEVDSPLEVLATNPSPAIAVEYADELKEFQNGIFAGLTWAEARERYPDLCHQLESSSDWIQIPGAESLQEARSRARQFVHRIIDRHADGEQLWIVTHSWILQHLIAELMGCDRSWRIHARNTAIFEFWVDRSRWQRTDQNRFNTDLWQIRRFNDYHHLL
- a CDS encoding RodZ family helix-turn-helix domain-containing protein; its protein translation is MVDSMDDIARQARQGSVSAIIQVLNDKLADSGIRTRAVFEQGVLQLLCEAPTPEQLEQSVLVPRVRQILESIQPHRIRRVNINSRIVREQQLLWLDEINRDPDNQLLWSEEITLRRPNLFQRLTQGTKERKPIDPKASLPKNSPVRVAREKRLFWRGLVGGASLSLFLLLIGWTVANWLERQSNSSQSASVSSPDLSSEPAATLDPTIATAEVEPSVPAESPASAASEPASTDSPTNSPVAVDDDPFTKAVNLAQTAVEAGQTADTSAEWLTLAAQWQQASDLMALIPPDDARYDIAQSRIEVYRQNSREALQQAQSRP
- the ispF gene encoding 2-C-methyl-D-erythritol 2,4-cyclodiphosphate synthase, whose product is MNLRIGNGYDIHRLVSDRPLILGGIQIPHDLGLLGHSDADVLTHAIMDAMLGALSLGDIGHYFPPSDPQWAGADSLKLLAQVNALIQSKGWKIGNLDSVVVAERPKLKPHLPAMRDRLASILQIVPDQISVKATTNEKLGPIGREEGIAAYAVALLLPREG